The sequence below is a genomic window from Candidatus Saccharimonadales bacterium.
GACTCCATCCGTCAGATAACTAAATCCAAATTGAACTCCCATCACGATTATCATCAAAATAACAAAGTCTGTACTGTAGGCTAGAAATCGATAACCTAATAGGCGCTTCGTAGATATTTTTTGTTTTTTCATATGTCTTCAGTATGGCATAGCTATAATGGTCTGCCTAGCATGCACCTCTGCATATTTTGCTAAACATCACTGCTACCCTAGAGAAATATCAGCTTGCTATCAAAAAGTTTCATGAATCGGTTGTTTTTGATGATAAAAAGTTAGATTCAATAAGGCTTTAAGGCTACGAAGCTATCCCGTTGTTTTCGTGAATCTATCAATAACGCTCTGGGCTACTACGTCAGGTTCTGGCTCAGCATCAATACTAACTCCACCAGCCGACAGTCAGTCTGCTTCCACTCTATGTTTCCAGCTCAGTACCCAATTTCTAACATCGTCTGTACCACCAAATTCATGAGCTTGACGAGTAGATAGCCTGGCAAGAGTCGTTTCATCAGAAACCTGCAATACGGCCGTATGATCAAATATTGCCATCATTTCTTCCGTACGGCTTGTGCCTCCACAATAAAATGCTATTTCAGATTGCTGCTTTGCAATAATCGAC
It includes:
- a CDS encoding AAA family ATPase yields the protein MKKSVLITAVSGSGKSTVCKALVDLGYEAYDIESIPGLFTLVDEETGKPIPGKDIGDLARNTDGEWVCDLEKLKSIIAKQQSEIAFYCGGTSRTEEMMAIFDHTAVLQVSDETTLARLSTRQAHEFGGTDDVRNWVLSWKHRVEAD